GCTGTCTTTTTTTCACTAAgacaaaaagtaaataatttagCCATAATACAAACATTACAAGTTTACCAACTAGTTATGATCAAGCAGTGCACTAACTTTTATTGCACTTTGTTTTACATCTTAAAAGTTTTATAGCTCTGCATTATAACATTTAAGATACCAATTGAGACAGCACTGCATTGAAGAACTTAATACTGAATGTAGTCGATAACCCAAACAAAAGTGAGAGAAACAGAAGTCACAAACAATTTTTATTGGCTCGCTTTAATCAAACAATACACAGAGATACATCTATAAACAATGATCTGAAAGAAACTGTACATTTGTAGTTGCACGTGTATATTGCTACTGCTGGTACAAGTGCTGTACAGTTTGCCAGATCTTATACTCAATCATCGGAACGGCTTGAAAAGGTGGCCAAACTTTAGCACATCGACGCATTCTAGCTTTGCCAAAGATTCGATCTTGGCCACATCCGGACATGGTACCAACACACGCTGTATATAAAGTCGAAGATCCTTTCACAGCTGCTATATAGATCTATTGTGGCGCTATCACAGGAAAgacaacaaattaaaacatgGGATGATGCACAGGCCTGACATGGAGAACTCCAGTACTACAAAGTAGGTTTATTAAGCAGAATCGGTACAAgaattaacatacagtacacagcttACAAACGTCCTAAGTAATCTGCCTCGTTATAAACAAGAAAACAGTGAGTGATTTGCACCCCCTCCCCGCCGCGCCCACATACATAACAGGTTACACACattcaaacaaacataaaaaataataaatccctCATTGAGCCAATGGAATGTTAGTCATTTGGGCAAATTGTCCAACTGTCTTTGTAAACGCCATGCgcaatgttgtgtgtgtgtgcgctcatgGCGTTTTACTTCTTCCCACATTGAAAAGAGGAACTGACAGACAATAACTGTTCTGGATGTACAAATGTGGAATGGGATGAAATCCCCCTCAAAATGCATTGTAGCTTTCATAAAAAATGTGTCTCTACAATCAAACTACTAAAAAAACTGCCTTTAGAAAATAGTAGATAAAAATATTCCCCTGAATTGTACAAGAAGAGAGGTACAGGGAGCATTGGTTTGAGACAAAACGTTATTCTGCTGCATCGTCCTTCTTCTCCGTCTCTTCTGTTGCTGGTGcctgtaaacaaaaaaatttttttactccCAGGTCTTCTTTTGTTTTAGCAATAGCCAAAATTCTCGCTAACGCTTACTTCATCGTCTGCCTTTGCCTCGCCGTTCTCAGCAGGGACTTCCTCTTTCTTCTCCTCGTCCTTGGGCTTGTCCTCCTTAGGCTCCTTGGTCTTTTTGGGTTTGGCGGGTGCCTTCTGCAAAAGAATGTGTCATTACTGATTAATAAACTATCAATCTAGGTTTGTTAAAAAGGACGTAAAACAAGCAGACAGGCTTGAGTTTACCTTTGCCGGCTTTGGTTTCGGCTCTGCTTTAGGAGGTGCTGGTTTCtgtaaatcaaaaaaaaaaaatcacaagatttgtttaaaaacgTTTAAAAATTTGTTTCAACTAAATTTGTGGGGACACAAATTATATCATTACTCGTCTGTTATCTACTTACGTTTACCAATCTCGCAGATCTCCTTTTGGGCTGGggaaaagaccaaaaaaaaaaaaaacaacttattttaaacacttaaacaatTTGACAATGTttgcaatatatttaaatggacaaatatatatatataaaataatgaaaaaaagcaaactTACCTCACTGGCTTCAGTGTCATTGTTCGcctgaaaaataaagaaatcagcttaaatgtataaaaacaatatattattcttaccaaaatagaaaacaataacaaaaaaacacagttgttaattttttataaaaaatatatatatatatataaatataaacaacaaaaacagcgtAATGGCGACTGTTGCTTAAACAACGCCCCACCCCCTTCATGTAATGTTGATCTCAAAATCCCGCCATTTTTTTGAGGCTACCCGCTGATTGGCTGGCGGTGTGCGCACGAGGGAGAAGGAGGGAACTTCGAACCCCGCCCCCCTCCACACTAATCTATTCAGCAACGTTGacgatttaattaaaaatatacgcGTAAAACTGCGTTATGTaacaaattaagattttttgaaAGATTTCCTTTTATCGCTAAGACATTTTCTAAAAAATGTgggtatttaaagaaaaaagaaaacgctGGAAAACAACAGAGTCGCTGCGGTGTGGGAGATTCGCCATTTTTACAACCACAGATTTTCACAAATCCTCAGCTATGGCGACGAATGTGGCGACTATAAGCACATGAATACGTTTATACAAGTGGAATTGGTTACTAAATAACCTAAATGTATGATTTTTCtggcttaaataatttttttcgcGATTCAGGGGGAAAACAGACCGACAAGATCATGCAACAGAGAAGAGGATTTCCATACAAGAtcattttccaaaataaagatcgagttttttttttttttttcaaagcaatAAGTCGTACCTAAACAGATTTGTATACACGGAAAGATCAAAGCGACCTATAAAGCATGCACTATATATAATTGTTAAAAATTGCCTATGGCTTAAGGAGAGGAAAGAACTGAAAAGTAAAGCTCGCCTCAGTTCCACCCCTTTGTCTAGATCCATGTATCCAGGGCTACTTGGTCCATTTGTAAACACTGGGCATGGAATTTAATAAATCTgcttttttacataaataaaaaaaagaagaagcataAGTCGCTTTCGCGTACTAACGCAAACACAAACGCACGCGTCACGTATTAACGCTTTAAGACGAaaaatctcagtgtgtgtgtgtgtgtacgctgcacatcaaaacatttaaaaaatgtgcagcAACACGAACGcacattacaactttaaatCACACAATGCAACCAGACTCGATCATGACTCGAATGCATGCTTTTAAAGCAAtgcattattgttttaaattgcattaaacacacacagatcaaaGAGAGAATTGCAATCAGTACTTACTTTGCTCCTTTTGGGCATGGCTGGTTTGttttgagggggaaaaaaaaactaggaaTAAGCTACAAAAACAGGGAGAAAAGTAAACCAGGCAACGAGACTAAAAATAGTGCTTAGTTAGCTCGATAAAAAGACACACAGGTTTCAGCGCAGGAAGACGTTACCGTCCCATCGAAACACGAACTAGCTCAAACCGGATTGGATTCTCCCCCCTTCTTTTCCCCCTTCTATTCACTTCATCATCACAGCTCCGAGCGgaaagaccacacctccttccCCGCCTCGCGCACTCACCTGATTGGTGTTTGGAGCAGATAGCTACGCCTCGCGCGTTacctgattggctccccaggGCGACAATGCGATTTCAAATCATAGCAACGTACCTGTGTGGGTGCTCGCGTGTGCCAATCAATGGACTGGTGTTTGTTTTAGCACAGAAATACAAGTCTGGCTGTGTCGAATTTTATATTtggatgtttttgttgttgttacatggttaaatgctataaatctagatcttttattttttttttttaaagaaaaaagtctaAAGTTTATGAGTTCAGGGTTAAAATAGCCACAAAGGTGACCAGGCGAGTTGTGTTGAGCAGCTGGGACCAAAATGGCGGCTGTTCTGTGTGAAACAATTTACagtcgttcttttttttttttaagcttcgtGTTATGTAATTGCTTATGTTACATATCAGGAAATGCCTCTGAATGCCTTAAGCGCTGCTATCTTTGCCCAGTTTTTTAACCAGATGAAGTATGCTGGTTTCAAAAGACTTATTTACTTTTGAATAAAAAGGGAGTTGATGTACAAGATCCAAAATGGAGTCCCAATAAAGTCCATAAGTCCAAAAATTACCTCAGGCTCGCTCGATTatgtaaaagaagaagaagaatccaTTTTGGTTTAAATCAGGCTAGGTTTAAAATATAAGTGTCTTTTACTATTTCacatgaaatgtttttgtttttattttcttgctgTATAAGATGTCTGTATGTTTTCTCTGTATAGTTCTTAAATagttgttaatttattaaaaaatatatttaattataaaaatgtttatttacggCAGTTAATTTGATGTTTTAGCTGGTCAGCTTATTAGGTTTTGTCTtagctagttttgttaattttgcatGGTTGATTTATGTTGTActtagcaccttggtcctggaagaACGTTGTTTTATTTCACTGCGTACTGAacagtatatggttgaaatgacaataaaagcttaCTTTACTCGACCTTACCTGAAAATCCAaaataaagtaagaaaaaaaatcttctcagATTATGTAAAAAGTTTCATCCATTATGGGTTTAAATCAGCCTagtgatatacagtaagtgtcttTTACACTTTATTGAACATAGTGTTACAGGGAGTACATAAATATGTTTGCATGATGATTTTCAGAAGTAAGAGCTAATGTTTATGAGCCAAACTTTATacctaaaaacattttatataaacacttGTAATTAATCAATAACCACACATACACCCAACAAACTGCATATTACATGTATAATTACTATTTATTACAACacaaaattatttcaataaaacaacCCGTATTAGTATTGAacacctgatgagaaaaaaaggaaagctaaTTCATGTTTATAATCTAAGTAggagaaaaccaattaatcaaattattcTTTGGTTGTAAGTTGAAATGTTTTGCAAAACATAACATGAGGCTTGAAAGCGCCATTGATACGTAATGCAACTGATGACAAGTTGTGGTAGTGTCATAATGTTCAAAGTTTAATTAATACACAAGCGGCACAGATCTGTGAcggcaacacagcataggtcattgacaaataataaaaaaaaaaaaactccttataTGGAAGTGTCTGTTAACAGGGATATCAAACTGATATCAGACTGTGCATTTGCGTTTTCGGATGACAGAAGTTAtcaatacttttaaaatgtttaaattttacagGCATATGAGaatgatgttaaaaaaattaagaactcttaaaattattatattaataaattatgttttttttgtcatagaaacaactaaaaacaaccataaaaacatgggATCATGTGCTATTTTTTTGCCCCTGtgatccatttttttaaatattgttttgctaagtttgtatagttgattaaaatgaaataaaattcagttcatcatattgcctatgtTATAAGGATATATCACTCTATACTTCACAATCCTAAgccccatatactgta
The sequence above is drawn from the Clarias gariepinus isolate MV-2021 ecotype Netherlands chromosome 17, CGAR_prim_01v2, whole genome shotgun sequence genome and encodes:
- the si:ch73-1a9.3 gene encoding non-histone chromosomal protein HMG-like — protein: MPKRSKANNDTEASEPKRRSARLVNKPAPPKAEPKPKPAKKAPAKPKKTKEPKEDKPKDEEKKEEVPAENGEAKADDEAPATEETEKKDDAAE